In Chloroflexia bacterium SDU3-3, one DNA window encodes the following:
- a CDS encoding YvcK family protein, giving the protein MPPNVVSIGGGGGATQVLHAVAPFAGQRTAVIAVTDTGRSTGLARAIAGIPAPGDLRATIAAFAQDAELGRLLQHRFSGAGVAQLEGMAFGNLMIAALAEELGDFGAAVARVASLAKTAIAVLPASTASVNLCAELSDGSTRVGELDVRGRDKAPIARLWLDAPAPALPQAVAAIHQADLVVLGPGSLFTTVLAVLQHQGMAQALRETRGTVAYVCNTTTQPGQTDGFRALDHVRWVTKVLGPGALDVALVNRSDPDPALLRQYDAEGLHLLQPDDVELDAIRALVPRLVVGPLTEAVGEKRAIWNKQDTIRHDTEALGRALYESLP; this is encoded by the coding sequence TGACCGACACGGGCCGCTCGACTGGCCTGGCCCGCGCTATCGCGGGCATCCCCGCCCCCGGCGACCTGCGCGCCACCATCGCGGCCTTTGCCCAGGATGCCGAGCTGGGCCGCCTGCTTCAGCATCGCTTCAGCGGGGCGGGCGTGGCCCAGCTGGAGGGCATGGCCTTCGGCAACCTGATGATCGCGGCGCTGGCCGAGGAGCTGGGCGACTTCGGCGCGGCGGTGGCGCGGGTGGCCTCCCTGGCCAAGACCGCCATCGCGGTGCTGCCCGCTTCCACCGCCTCGGTGAACCTGTGCGCCGAGCTGTCCGACGGCTCCACCCGTGTGGGCGAGCTGGATGTGCGCGGGCGCGACAAGGCCCCTATCGCGCGGCTGTGGCTCGATGCGCCAGCCCCCGCTCTCCCCCAGGCGGTCGCGGCCATCCACCAGGCCGATCTGGTCGTACTAGGCCCAGGCAGCCTGTTCACCACGGTGCTGGCCGTGCTCCAGCACCAGGGCATGGCCCAGGCGCTGCGCGAGACGCGCGGCACCGTGGCCTATGTCTGCAACACCACCACCCAGCCCGGCCAGACCGACGGCTTCCGCGCGCTGGACCACGTGCGCTGGGTGACGAAGGTGCTTGGCCCCGGCGCGCTGGATGTGGCGCTGGTCAACCGCAGCGACCCCGACCCCGCGCTGCTGCGCCAGTACGACGCCGAGGGCCTGCACCTGCTGCAGCCCGATGACGTCGAGCTGGATGCCATCCGCGCGCTGGTGCCGCGGCTGGTGGTGGGGCCGCTGACCGAGGCCGTGGGCGAGAAGCGGGCGATCTGGAACAAGCAGGACACCATCCGCCACGATACCGAGGCGCTGGGCCGTGCGCTCTACGAGTCGCTGCCCTGA